In Carya illinoinensis cultivar Pawnee chromosome 7, C.illinoinensisPawnee_v1, whole genome shotgun sequence, the following are encoded in one genomic region:
- the LOC122315276 gene encoding stemmadenine O-acetyltransferase-like, with the protein MRCYHMKLPDNIITLYDVIDGFSTTPPLVNNLLIFRFFRSLFVLSFLNLQFKKESCKMEVEIVSKTCIKPSSPTPSNLRIHKLSFLDQFSPSSYIPLILFYPVNQSAGSYDVADIVSRRSQLLKQSLSETLTRFYPFAGKIKDNLSLDCNDEGVYYSEARVQSRLEECLHKPDLLSFQELILEYTISKEPSAGDHVVTIQVTSFACGGVAIGVYVCHVIADGTTLSVFLKDWAATASKAACELAVYPKFDIAPSIFVQNNAYPKEGKVMALFGPFFKSGKSTLKRIVFDASAITSLKAKATSSSLQNPTRVEVVSAILWKCIMAAFRAKSGVERPTLILHAVNFRRRVSSPLALTQFLAGNLFWIADASCSEKEPELPQLVSKLREAIMKIDGDFVKSIQAGDGGFLTACELVKAKTREFSDHVARPNCGMDFIGISSWCNFGIYDIDFGWGKPKWASFVGSTRSDAEHVFLNMINLMDTRSAGGIEAWVRLDKEDMAILGEDKELLSFASLDPTPIFIN; encoded by the coding sequence ATGAGATGTTATCATATGAAACTTCCCGACAACATAATCACATTATACGACGTTATTGATGGGTTCAGCACGACGCCACCTCTAGTCAACAACCTCTTGATCTTTAGATTCTTCCGCTCATTGTTCGTACTGAGCTTCCTAAATCTCCAATTCAAGAAGGAAAGCTGCAAAATGGAGGTTGAAATTGTTTCCAAAACTTGCATTAAACCCTCCTCTCCGACACCCTCTAACCTGAGAATCCACAAGTTGTCCTTCTTGGACCAGTTCAGTCCTTCCTCCTATATTCCCCTAATCCTCTTCTATCCCGTGAATCAAAGCGCAGGCAGCTACGATGTTGCTGATATTGTCTCTCGAAGATCACAACTTCTAAAGCAATCCCTATCAGAAACCTTGACTCGCTTTTACCCATTTGCTGGAAAAATCAAAGACAATCTCTCCCTCGATTGCAATGACGAGGGTGTTTATTATTCAGAAGCCCGTGTGCAGAGTCGTCTTGAGGAATGCCTGCATAAGCCCGATCTCCTGTCTTTCCAAGAACTCATCCTCGAATATACCATTTCGAAAGAGCCCTCTGCAGGGGATCATGTTGTTACGATACAAGTGACGAGCTTTGCATGCGGTGGTGTTGCCATTGGTGTCTATGTTTGCCACGTGATTGCTGATGGAACTACCCTGAGTGTTTTTCTCAAAGATTGGGCCGCCACTGCTAGCAAGGCAGCATGTGAATTAGCTGTATATCCTAAATTTGATATTGCCCCATCAATCTTCGTACAAAACAACGCATACCCTAAAGAAGGAAAAGTGATGGCTTTGTTCGGGCCTTTCTTCAAATCGGGCAAATCTACTTTAAAGAGAATAGTGTTTGATGCTTCGGCCATTACCTCACTTAAGGCCAAAGCAACTAGCTCAAGCTTGCAAAACCCAACAAGAGTTGAGGTTGTGTCCGCAATCCTATGGAAATGCATCATGGCTGCCTTCAGGGCCAAATCCGGTGTTGAGAGGCCAACTTTGATTCTCCACGCGGTGAATTTTCGCCGAAGAGTGAGTTCACCACTGgcactcacacaattcttagcAGGAAATTTGTTCTGGATAGCAGACGCATCATGCAGTGAAAAGGAGCCGGAGTTACCTCAATTGGTAAGCAAGCTCAGAGAAGCAATCATGAAAATCGATGGTGATTTCGTGAAAAGCATACAAGCTGGTGATGGAGGGTTTCTCACGGCTTGTGAACTTGTGAAAGCAAAGACTAGAGAATTCTCAGATCATGTGGCACGTCCAAATTGCGGAATGGATTTTATTGGGATTTCCAGCTGGTGCAACTTTGGGATCTACGACATTGATTTTGGGTGGGGAAAGCCGAAGTGGGCAAGCTTTGTAGGTTCAACAAGAAGCGATGCAGAGCATGTGTTcctaaatatgataaatttgaTGGACACAAGATCGGCAGGTGGAATAGAAGCGTGGGTGCGGTTGGATAAAGAAGATATGGCCATTTTAGGAGAAGACAAAGAACTcctttcatttgcttctttaGATCCTACTCCCATATTTATAAACTAG
- the LOC122317240 gene encoding uncharacterized protein LOC122317240: MYSLTVKPSFLPQAAASSSSPPPFPASYFSPRSWSSICFPIGTKYRGCRRLALRIHAYDSSKNDTSNASSDSKPPNGSVPKTRRDILLEYVKNVQPEFMDLFVKRAPQQVVDAMRQTVTNMIGNLPPQFFAVTVTTVAENLAQLMYSVMMTGYMFKNAQYRLELQQSLEQVALPEVQDKKDVPDYAPGTQKNLSGEVIRWNNISGPERIDALKYIELLEAEIEELNRQVGRKSANGHNELLEYLKSLEPQNLKDLTSSAGEDVVLAMNTFIKRLMAVSDPNQMKTSVTETSAPELAKLIYWLMVVGYSIRNIEVRFDMERVLETPPKLAELPPGENI, encoded by the exons ATGTATTCGTTAACGGTGAAACCCTCCTTTCTACCTCAAgctgctgcttcttcttcttctcctcctccgtTTCCTGCTTCATATTTCTCGCCTCGTTCCTGGTCTTCAATTTGCTTCCCGATAGGGACTAAGTACAGAGGATGCAGGAGACTCGCTTTGAGGATTCACGCTTATGATTCTTCCAAGAACGACACTTCCAATGCCTCCAGCGACTCCAAGCCCCCCAATGGCTctgtg CCAAAAACCCGGAGAGACATTCTATTGGAGTATGTAAAAAATGTGCAGCCTGAATTTATGGACTTGTTTGTAAAGAGAGCACCCCAGCAG GTAGTCGATGCAATGCGCCAAACAGTCACAAATATGATTGGAAATCTTCCCCCACAATTTTTTGCGGTTACAGTCACCACT GTTGCTGAAAACCTTGCACAACTAATGTACAGTGTCATGATGACTGGATATATGTTTAAGAATGCACAATACCGGTTGGAACTGCAACAAAGCTTGGAGCAGGTTGCTCTTCCCGAAGTTCAAGACAAAAAG GATGTGCCAGATTATGCCCCTGGTACACAGAAGAATTTGTCAGGTGAAGTTATTAGGTGGAATAATATCTCTGGTCCTGAGAGAATTGATGCTTTAAAGTACATAGAATTGCTTGAAGCTGAGATTGAGGAACTGAATCGTCAAGTTGGTAGAAAGTCGGCAAATGGGCATAATGAATTGTTGGAATATCTCAAATCTCTTGAGCCCCAAAATCTGAAG GATTTGACAAGTAGTGCTGGTGAGGATGTTGTCCTCGCGATGAATACATTCATAAAGCGCCTTATGGCTGTTTCGGATCCCAACCAAATGAag ACAAGTGTGACGGAGACTAGTGCGCCAGAACTTGCCAAGCTTATTTATTGGCTAATGGTGGTTGGGTACAGCATTCGGAACATCGAAGTCCGTTTTGATATGGAGCGAGTGCTTGAGACTCCCCCAAAGCTTGCGGAACTACCTCCtggagaaaatatttaa
- the LOC122316686 gene encoding O-fucosyltransferase 16, producing the protein MASQRRRHHYYHRLRFLIPFISAISGALLILFALLSFLAPSPVDSDHLRHRSFLKVPEDDVVGISASRVPSGGGKSDRHIWSSRNSKFYYGCSNASNNFPKAEAITHPNRFLAIATSGGLNQQRTGITDAVVAARILNATLVVPKLDQKSFWKDSSNFSEIFDVDWFISFLSKDVKIIRQLPRKRGKLMTPYTMRVPRKCSERCYQNRVLPVLSKKHAVQLSKFDYRLANKLATDLQKLRCRVNYHALRFTDTILDMGQKLVHRMRMKSKHYIALHLRFEPDMLAFSGCYYGGGEKERKELAAIRRRWKTLHISNPDKERRHGKCPLTPEEVGLMLRALGYGSDVHIYVASGEVYGGEETLAPLKALFPNFYSKETIASKEELEPFASFSSRMAALDFIVCDESDVFVTNNNGNMARILAGRRRYFGHKPTIRPNAKKLYRLFLSRSNMTWDVFASRARTFQRGFMGEPNEVRPGRGEFHENPSTCVCEDSDAKAKRDSGPRKYGKGYSPTRKDVVIDDQNVDDEPEWLDMDDDEDQNDPLERGLFNGTGLDYDGATSDEPELEEILSD; encoded by the exons ATGGCGTCTCAGAGACGTCGCCACCACTATTACCATCGCCTTCGCTTCCTCATTCCCTTCATCTCCGCTATTTCCGGTGCTCTTCTCATTCTATTCGCTCTCCTATCCTTTCTCGCTCCATCCCCAGTGGATTCCGACCACCTGCGCCACCGCTCCTTC CTTAAGGTACCAGAGGACGATGTGGTTGGAATTTCGGCATCTCGTGTTCCG AGCGGCGGGGGCAAATCGGATCGTCATATTTGGAGTTCCAGAAATTCCAAGTTCTACTATGGTTGCAGCAATGCTAGCAACAATTTTCCAA aaGCTGAAGCTATTACGCATCCCAATCGATTTTTGGCAATAGCAACCAGTGGAGGTTTGAATCAACAAAGAACTGGG ATAACAgatgctgttgttgctgcccgTATATTAAATGCTACACTTGTTGTTCCAAAACTGGATCAAAAGTCTTTCTGGAAGGATTCCAG TAACTTTTCAGAGATCTTTGATGTTGATTGGTTTATATCATTTCTGTCAAAAGACGTTAAAATTATTCGACAACTACCTAGGAAGAGAGGGAAACTTATGACTCCATACACCATGCGCGTGCCAAGGAAGTGCAGTGAAAGATGTTATCAAAATCGTGTTTTGCCTGTTCTCTCGAAAAAGCAT GCTGTTCAGCTTAGCAAGTTTGATTACAGACTTGCAAACAAGTTGGCCACAGATTTGCAGAAGTTGAGATGCAGAGTTAACTACCATGCTTTAAGATTTACTGATACAATACTTGATATGGGTCAAAAATTGGTTCATCGGATGAGGATGAAAAGCAAGCATTACATCGCATTGCACCTGAG GTTTGAACCTGATATGCTTGCATTCTCAGGATGTTATTATGGTggtggagaaaaagaaaggaaagaactggCTGCAATACGAAGGAGGTGGAAAACTTTACAT ATCAGCAATCCTGACAAGGAAAGGAGGCATGGAAAATGCCCGCTCACTCCAGAAGAAGTAGGCCTGATGCTAAGAGCTTTGGGATATGGCAGTGATGTCCATATTTATGTGGCATCTGGGGAAGTATATGGAGGGGAAGAGACATTGGCACCCCTGAAAGCACTTTTCCccaatttttattcaaaagaaACTATAGCCTCCAAGGAGGAGTTGGAACCAtttgcttcattttcttctcGCATGGCTGCACTTGACTTCATAGTGTGTGATGAAAGTGATGTATTTGTTACCAACAACAACGGTAATATGGCTAGAATATTAGCTGGAAGAAG GAGATATTTTGGACACAAACCCACCATTCGTCCAAATGCTAAAAAGTTATATCGGTTGTTCTTGAGCAGAAGTAACATGACTTGGGATGTGTTTGCTTCTAGAGCTCGTACTTTTCAAAGAGGTTTTATGGGGGAGCCAAATGAAGTTAGGCCAGGCAGGGGTGAGTTTCATGAGAACCCATCTACATGTGTATGTGAAGATTCTGATGCCAAGGCGAAGAGAGATTCCGGGCCTAGAAAATATGGCAAGGGTTATAGTCCCACCAGAAAAGATGTAGTTATTGATGATCAAAATGTTGACGATGAGCCAGAATGGCTTGACatggatgatgatgaagatcagAATGACCCCCTAGAGAGAGGTCTCTTCAATGGAACTGGTTTGGATTATGATGGAGCAACCTCTGATGAACCGGAGTTAGAAGAGATTCTTTCAGACTAA